A stretch of Candidatus Eisenbacteria bacterium DNA encodes these proteins:
- a CDS encoding YifB family Mg chelatase-like AAA ATPase, producing MVSQVTSFTLVGVEARPVTVEVSVRNGYPRTTIVGLPDLSIRESRERVETAIKASGLSFPDRRITINLSPAELPKEGATFDLPVALAILAEEKRLTREALGGWAIAGELSLDGSVKAVRGVLGMAMVVAATPEPRRRLMIPAENASEAAIVDGVETVPVENLREAVEAIGGRLPVAREPVPAPAWPDADRRDAEADLSDVRGQQMARRALEVAVAGGHNILLIGPPGGGKTLLAQRIPGILPPMSKQESLETTLVYSAAGRVPAGAGLLCQRPFRAPHSSISGAGLVGGGMSPAPGEVSLAHNGVLFLDELPEFSPMTLNLLRQPLEDGSITIVRAHGSASFPAKLVLVASMNPCPCGHLGDARRACRCPPTAVRRYRGRVSGPLLDRIDLHIEVPRVSLDAIAGTSDGESTAAVRTRVIAAREIQTARYADEPGVHCNAQMRLRLLTRHAWPGQRGHALLRMAAERLGLSGRAYHRILRVARTIADLEGATDVGEKHVAEAVGYRVLDRASVDD from the coding sequence CTGGTCTCCCAGGTCACGTCCTTCACCCTGGTCGGCGTCGAGGCGCGACCCGTCACGGTCGAGGTCTCGGTCCGCAACGGCTACCCGAGAACGACGATCGTGGGCCTTCCCGACCTCTCGATTCGGGAGAGCCGCGAGCGCGTGGAGACGGCGATCAAGGCGAGCGGCCTCTCGTTTCCCGACCGGCGGATCACGATCAATCTCTCCCCCGCGGAGCTGCCCAAGGAAGGGGCGACCTTCGATCTTCCGGTGGCGCTGGCGATCCTCGCCGAGGAGAAGCGCCTCACGCGCGAGGCGCTCGGCGGCTGGGCGATCGCCGGAGAGCTCTCCCTCGACGGCAGCGTCAAGGCGGTGCGGGGTGTCCTTGGAATGGCGATGGTCGTCGCCGCGACGCCGGAGCCCCGACGCCGGCTCATGATCCCCGCCGAGAACGCATCGGAGGCCGCGATCGTGGACGGCGTCGAGACGGTTCCCGTGGAGAACCTACGCGAGGCGGTCGAGGCCATCGGCGGACGTTTGCCGGTCGCGCGCGAGCCGGTCCCCGCTCCCGCTTGGCCGGATGCGGACCGGCGCGATGCGGAAGCCGATCTCTCCGACGTGCGCGGCCAGCAGATGGCCCGCCGCGCGCTCGAGGTGGCCGTCGCGGGGGGTCACAACATCCTCTTGATCGGGCCGCCGGGCGGCGGCAAGACGCTCCTCGCCCAGCGCATCCCCGGGATCCTGCCTCCGATGTCGAAACAGGAGAGTCTCGAGACGACCCTCGTCTACAGCGCGGCGGGGCGGGTCCCCGCCGGCGCGGGGCTCCTCTGCCAGCGTCCATTCCGAGCGCCGCACTCATCGATCAGCGGAGCCGGCCTCGTCGGCGGCGGGATGAGCCCAGCTCCCGGCGAAGTCAGCCTCGCGCACAACGGAGTTCTCTTCCTCGATGAGCTGCCCGAGTTCTCGCCGATGACCTTGAATCTGCTCAGGCAGCCGCTTGAGGATGGGAGCATCACGATCGTTCGCGCCCACGGCTCCGCATCGTTTCCGGCGAAGCTTGTCCTCGTGGCTTCCATGAATCCGTGCCCGTGCGGGCACCTCGGGGACGCCCGGCGCGCCTGTCGCTGCCCGCCGACCGCGGTGCGGCGCTACCGCGGCCGCGTCAGCGGACCTCTCCTCGATCGAATCGACCTCCACATCGAGGTGCCGCGCGTCTCGCTCGATGCGATCGCGGGAACCAGCGACGGCGAGTCGACGGCGGCCGTCCGGACACGGGTGATCGCCGCGCGCGAGATCCAGACGGCGCGCTACGCGGACGAGCCCGGAGTCCACTGCAACGCGCAGATGAGACTCAGGCTGCTCACCCGCCACGCCTGGCCGGGACAGAGAGGGCACGCGCTCCTGCGAATGGCCGCCGAGCGCCTGGGGCTCTCCGGACGCGCCTACCACAGGATCCTGCGCGTCGCCCGCACGATCGCCGACCTGGAGGGAGCGACGGACGTCGGCGAGAAGCATGTCGCCGAGGCGGTGGGGTATCGAGTGCTCGATCGCGCATCCGTGGACGACTGA
- a CDS encoding ATP-binding protein, protein MFYTRGLLDRISAGSAQFPALLLTGPRQVGKTTLLQHAADTDRRYVTLDDPTVRALAREDPSLFLRQNPPPLLIDEVQYAPGLFPYLKVEIDRLRRPGLFWLTGSQQFHMMREVTETLAGRVAVIQMLGFSWREGTRRRVDLEPFLPTRECVADRMVDRAGADTEELYRFIWTGSMPVLSAGPVLDRSLFLSSYVQTYLQRDVRDLSQVGSQESFLRFLKACAARTGQMLNLSDLARDVDISVGTARSWLSILEASLQVYLLPPFHTNVTKRLIKRPKMYFLDTGLCSYLADWTSPGTLASGAMAGAILETFVLAEILKSWWHRMRQPSLYFYRDKDGREVDFLFAQDRVLYPVEVKRSATPQRDWRRPLAALDRLSGQRGPGAVICLAAAPIALDELIMAVPVDIL, encoded by the coding sequence ATGTTCTATACCAGGGGATTGCTGGATCGGATTTCAGCAGGATCGGCGCAGTTTCCTGCCCTTCTCCTCACCGGACCGCGCCAAGTCGGCAAGACCACCCTGCTCCAGCATGCCGCGGACACCGATCGCCGATACGTGACTCTGGACGATCCCACAGTCCGCGCTCTGGCCCGGGAGGACCCCTCACTGTTCCTCCGCCAGAACCCTCCGCCCCTTCTGATCGACGAGGTCCAGTACGCGCCCGGGCTCTTTCCGTATCTCAAGGTCGAGATCGATCGCCTGAGGCGCCCGGGTCTCTTCTGGCTCACCGGCTCGCAGCAGTTTCACATGATGCGGGAGGTGACGGAGACGCTCGCCGGTCGCGTTGCCGTGATCCAAATGCTGGGCTTTTCATGGCGTGAGGGAACCCGACGTCGTGTCGACCTCGAGCCATTCCTACCGACTCGGGAGTGCGTCGCCGATCGCATGGTGGATCGCGCCGGAGCCGACACCGAGGAACTGTACAGGTTCATCTGGACCGGTTCGATGCCCGTGTTGAGCGCTGGGCCCGTTCTGGACCGGAGTCTGTTCTTGAGTTCCTACGTGCAGACCTACCTTCAGCGTGACGTTCGCGACCTCTCCCAGGTTGGAAGCCAGGAGTCGTTCCTGCGCTTTCTCAAAGCCTGTGCCGCCCGCACCGGCCAGATGTTGAATCTGTCGGACCTGGCCCGCGATGTCGACATCAGCGTCGGGACGGCGAGGAGCTGGCTTTCTATCCTGGAGGCCAGCCTGCAGGTCTATCTGCTTCCCCCCTTCCACACCAACGTCACCAAGCGGCTGATCAAGCGACCGAAGATGTACTTCCTCGACACCGGGCTCTGCAGCTACCTCGCCGACTGGACCTCGCCGGGGACCCTCGCCTCGGGCGCCATGGCGGGCGCCATCCTTGAGACCTTCGTCCTGGCTGAAATCCTCAAGAGCTGGTGGCACCGCATGAGACAGCCGAGTCTCTACTTCTACAGGGACAAAGATGGACGGGAAGTCGACTTCCTCTTCGCTCAGGATCGCGTCCTCTACCCGGTCGAGGTGAAGCGTTCCGCGACACCCCAGCGGGACTGGAGACGGCCGCTGGCCGCGCTCGACCGGCTTTCCGGCCAGCGCGGCCCCGGAGCGGTGATCTGCCTGGCGGCGGCGCCGATCGCCTTGGATGAGCTGATCATGGCGGTTCCAGTCGACATTCTCTGA
- a CDS encoding translation elongation factor-like protein — MADEVKIGRVTHYFGKIMVAAIELSDGELAVGDTIRIVGHTSDFTEKIESMQIDKTNVPRATKGQSIGIGVKEHARVGDLVYKVLA; from the coding sequence ATGGCGGATGAGGTCAAGATAGGCCGCGTGACCCACTACTTCGGGAAGATCATGGTCGCCGCGATCGAGTTGAGCGACGGGGAGCTTGCCGTCGGGGACACGATCCGGATCGTGGGGCACACCTCCGACTTCACCGAGAAGATCGAGTCGATGCAGATCGACAAGACGAATGTCCCGCGCGCGACGAAGGGGCAGTCGATCGGCATCGGCGTGAAGGAGCACGCCCGGGTCGGGGATCTGGTCTACAAGGTCCTCGCCTAG
- a CDS encoding sulfite exporter TauE/SafE family protein: MDFALALGSALWLGVLTSISPCPLASNIAAVSYVGRTVGSPGRVLVAGLVYSLGRALAYVSVAMLVVSSVLSIPRVSFFLQERMNQVLGPLLIVIGIGILGLVRFPLPSWSWGQAAKERSARAGILGVAFLGILFALSFCPVSAGIFFGGLIPLAVNAQSRMLVPAVYGIGTGLPVLVFAILLVLGAQWAGRAFRILTAIERGARPATGAIFILAGLYLSLRYLVGLGI, translated from the coding sequence ATGGATTTCGCGCTCGCCCTCGGCTCGGCGCTCTGGCTGGGAGTCCTCACGTCGATCAGCCCCTGCCCGTTGGCTTCCAACATCGCCGCCGTGAGCTACGTGGGCAGGACGGTCGGCAGTCCGGGGCGGGTTCTGGTCGCGGGCCTCGTCTACTCGCTCGGGCGAGCGCTGGCCTACGTGTCGGTCGCCATGCTGGTCGTCTCCAGCGTTCTGTCGATTCCCAGGGTCTCCTTCTTCCTCCAGGAGCGGATGAACCAGGTTCTCGGGCCCCTTCTGATCGTCATTGGGATCGGCATCCTCGGACTGGTCCGGTTCCCGCTGCCTTCCTGGAGCTGGGGGCAGGCGGCCAAGGAGCGAAGCGCGCGCGCCGGCATCCTCGGCGTGGCGTTTCTCGGGATCCTCTTCGCCCTGTCGTTCTGTCCCGTTTCGGCGGGGATCTTCTTCGGCGGGCTCATCCCGCTCGCGGTGAACGCTCAGTCCCGGATGCTCGTTCCGGCCGTCTACGGGATCGGCACGGGCCTCCCCGTCCTCGTCTTCGCGATCCTCCTCGTTCTCGGCGCGCAATGGGCCGGCAGAGCCTTCCGGATCCTCACGGCGATCGAGCGCGGCGCGCGTCCCGCTACGGGGGCGATCTTCATCCTCGCGGGCCTCTACCTCTCCTTGAGATACCTCGTCGGATTGGGGATCTAG
- a CDS encoding isochorismatase family protein encodes MERGLPVIRVYHTDPKWGPAKDSDGFQFMPSITVKDDDPKVIKNFPNSFKKTNLQDLLREKGCNTVFLCGLSSTGCVLATYHGAQDLDYKVFMVKDGLIGPDAAQTDMIEDICDSVGFAALEAILDSLSP; translated from the coding sequence ATGGAGCGCGGGCTGCCCGTGATCCGCGTCTACCACACGGATCCGAAGTGGGGCCCCGCGAAGGATTCGGACGGCTTCCAGTTCATGCCTTCCATCACGGTCAAGGACGATGATCCGAAGGTGATCAAGAACTTCCCGAATTCGTTCAAGAAGACGAACCTGCAAGACCTGCTGCGCGAGAAGGGATGCAACACCGTCTTCCTCTGCGGCCTCAGCTCGACCGGATGCGTTCTGGCGACTTATCATGGAGCGCAGGATCTCGACTACAAGGTCTTCATGGTCAAGGATGGCCTGATCGGCCCCGACGCGGCGCAGACCGACATGATCGAGGACATCTGCGATTCGGTAGGCTTCGCGGCCCTCGAGGCGATACTCGACAGCTTGAGCCCTTAG
- a CDS encoding ATP-binding protein, translated as MQIERRIVARILDRLSAGPQLLQIIVGPRQVGKTTAALAVGKRWSGPVRHAAADLPLPPGPEWIRNHWELARRDAREGPALLILDEVQKVRGWSEAVKACWDEDRAVGREIRVLLLGSSALLLARGVTESLAGRFFLHRCLHWSWPECREAFGWDLDRWIFFGGYPGAAPLADDQAAWQSYVLDSLIETVLSRDVLSLQTVAKPALLRNLFAFAASHPAQIISYNKMLGELQDAGNTTTLAHYLRLLTSAFLISGLERFSAGQARTRGSSPKLVPWNNALISALRLQPFVEARSLHDAWGRLVENAVGAHLLNHLQGLPYEVTYWRDRNAEVDFVVRSPRGLWAIEVKSGRPRKAQGIEMFLRRHPKARSLLLGPGGMPLEEFFSLDPSELFV; from the coding sequence ATGCAGATCGAACGTCGAATCGTGGCTCGGATCTTGGATCGGCTGTCGGCGGGACCGCAGCTGCTCCAGATCATCGTCGGGCCCCGTCAGGTCGGTAAGACCACTGCGGCTCTCGCCGTCGGCAAGCGCTGGAGTGGGCCGGTCCGTCACGCGGCCGCCGATCTCCCGCTGCCTCCCGGGCCCGAATGGATCAGGAACCATTGGGAGCTCGCGCGCAGAGACGCGCGGGAGGGTCCGGCCCTCTTGATCCTGGATGAAGTGCAGAAGGTGCGCGGATGGAGCGAGGCGGTCAAGGCCTGCTGGGATGAAGACCGGGCGGTCGGGAGAGAAATCCGTGTCCTGCTTCTCGGTTCCTCCGCGCTGCTCCTCGCGCGAGGTGTGACGGAAAGCCTTGCAGGTCGCTTCTTCCTTCACCGCTGCCTGCATTGGTCCTGGCCGGAGTGCCGCGAAGCGTTCGGCTGGGACCTCGACCGCTGGATCTTCTTCGGGGGATACCCAGGCGCGGCCCCGCTCGCCGACGATCAGGCCGCCTGGCAGTCGTACGTCCTCGACTCGCTGATCGAGACGGTCCTTTCACGCGACGTGTTGTCGCTCCAGACGGTAGCCAAGCCGGCGCTTCTTCGGAATCTGTTCGCCTTCGCCGCCTCGCATCCCGCGCAGATCATCTCCTACAACAAGATGCTTGGCGAACTCCAGGACGCCGGCAACACGACGACGCTCGCGCATTACCTTCGCCTGCTGACCTCGGCGTTCCTGATCAGCGGACTCGAGCGGTTCTCCGCCGGGCAGGCGCGGACGCGAGGGTCCAGCCCGAAACTGGTCCCATGGAACAACGCGTTGATCAGCGCGCTTCGCTTGCAACCATTCGTGGAGGCGCGCTCATTGCACGACGCATGGGGGCGCCTGGTGGAGAATGCCGTGGGCGCACATCTGTTGAATCACCTGCAGGGGCTGCCCTACGAGGTCACATACTGGCGTGACCGCAATGCCGAAGTCGACTTCGTGGTCCGCTCGCCGCGCGGCCTGTGGGCGATCGAGGTCAAGAGCGGACGTCCCCGGAAGGCGCAAGGGATCGAGATGTTCCTCCGGAGGCATCCGAAGGCAAGATCCCTGCTTCTCGGCCCCGGGGGGATGCCCCTGGAGGAGTTCTTCTCGCTGGATCCATCAGAGCTCTTCGTGTGA
- a CDS encoding zf-HC2 domain-containing protein, producing the protein MEEVMVSCDSWQGRIIDRLSDELGEEDAILLEQHLAECAACASEERLLRALLESSTPAAESAAEDGPERASYAAMEEDLAATLRGIGPVEKRVDRVGRGTGRAGRGTGRAGRGIGRVGRLGILPIFSLPVPAAATVALVCLAALGGVWLGSRHAGGGRERIAVEAGRPTGPEMAPSSEERPPDRVTDGGLAGIDAGRPATPGAPSMSRAIGATPIGFVSAPVDAFALASTVERDTL; encoded by the coding sequence ATGGAGGAAGTGATGGTGTCATGCGATAGCTGGCAGGGCCGTATCATCGATCGCCTCAGCGATGAGCTCGGAGAGGAGGATGCGATCCTGCTCGAGCAGCATCTCGCCGAGTGCGCCGCCTGCGCGTCGGAGGAAAGGCTGCTCCGCGCGCTCCTGGAATCGTCGACGCCCGCGGCCGAGAGCGCGGCGGAGGACGGTCCGGAGCGAGCGTCCTACGCGGCGATGGAAGAGGATCTCGCCGCGACTCTCCGCGGGATCGGCCCCGTCGAGAAGCGGGTCGACCGTGTCGGGAGAGGGACCGGCCGGGCCGGGAGAGGGACCGGCCGGGCCGGGAGAGGGATCGGCCGCGTCGGGAGGCTTGGGATCCTGCCGATCTTCTCGCTCCCTGTGCCGGCCGCGGCCACGGTGGCGCTCGTTTGCCTGGCCGCCCTCGGAGGAGTGTGGCTCGGCTCGCGCCACGCGGGAGGCGGTAGGGAGAGGATCGCCGTGGAGGCCGGCCGCCCGACCGGTCCCGAGATGGCGCCCAGCTCGGAAGAGCGCCCGCCGGATCGTGTGACGGACGGGGGACTGGCCGGCATCGATGCCGGGCGGCCCGCGACGCCGGGCGCGCCGTCGATGTCGCGGGCGATCGGCGCGACTCCGATCGGATTCGTGTCCGCGCCCGTCGATGCCTTCGCCCTCGCATCGACAGTCGAGAGAGACACCCTCTGA
- a CDS encoding ATP-binding protein yields MMIPRTLATVLRSRAKDYPVVFLTGPRQSGKTTLARSTFPDFEYQSLEELATRQFAHEDPRGFLHRLSGFPGAILDEAQNAPALFSYVQGFADEGRGGPLILTGSQQFLLSERISQSLAGRAAVLELLPFSMAELDFRPAREPISSAILKVGPAREPRYDLNTALSMGFFPRIHDRGLDPAPWLDSYVRTYVERDVRLISGVGDLDAFTRFIGLCAGRAGGLLNLSSLGADAGVSHVTAKKWISILRASYVIDLVQPHHENFSKRLIKSPKLQFLDSGLLCFLLGIRSAEHLANHPLRGRIFESFVYAELLKIFLHQGQRSRIFFWRDSRGREVDFLIDLGAQRIPVEAKMGRTIPSDAFADMDWYVRLSGDAKGVLITGGSEAYRHGVHTVLPWFTVSG; encoded by the coding sequence ATGATGATCCCCCGAACGCTCGCCACGGTTCTTCGAAGCCGGGCCAAGGACTACCCGGTCGTCTTTCTGACGGGACCGCGGCAGTCCGGGAAGACGACCCTGGCGCGCTCCACCTTTCCGGACTTCGAGTACCAGTCTCTTGAGGAGCTCGCCACGCGGCAGTTCGCGCATGAGGACCCCCGCGGGTTTCTTCATCGGCTGAGTGGCTTCCCCGGGGCGATACTCGATGAGGCCCAGAATGCCCCCGCCCTCTTCTCCTACGTCCAGGGATTCGCGGATGAGGGCAGGGGCGGGCCGCTGATCCTCACGGGGTCGCAGCAGTTTCTTCTCTCCGAGAGGATCTCTCAGTCCCTCGCAGGTCGCGCGGCTGTTCTTGAGCTGCTTCCGTTCTCCATGGCGGAGCTGGACTTCCGGCCTGCCCGAGAGCCCATCAGTTCCGCGATTCTGAAGGTCGGCCCCGCCCGTGAGCCGAGATACGACTTGAACACGGCATTGTCGATGGGCTTCTTCCCTCGGATCCACGATCGGGGCCTCGATCCCGCACCATGGTTGGACTCCTACGTGCGGACTTACGTGGAGCGCGACGTTCGCCTCATCTCCGGCGTGGGCGACCTGGATGCGTTCACCCGCTTCATCGGTCTCTGCGCCGGTCGAGCCGGGGGGCTCTTGAATCTCTCCTCGCTCGGCGCGGACGCTGGCGTGAGCCATGTCACCGCGAAGAAGTGGATCTCCATTCTCCGGGCGAGCTACGTCATCGATCTCGTTCAGCCGCATCACGAGAACTTCTCGAAGCGCTTGATCAAGTCACCCAAGCTGCAGTTCCTGGACTCGGGCCTCTTGTGTTTTCTCCTGGGGATTCGCAGCGCGGAGCACCTGGCGAATCACCCGCTTCGGGGCAGGATCTTCGAGAGCTTCGTCTACGCGGAGCTGTTGAAGATCTTCCTCCACCAGGGTCAGCGGAGTCGCATCTTCTTCTGGCGAGACTCGCGGGGTCGGGAAGTGGATTTTCTGATCGATCTTGGCGCACAGCGAATCCCAGTCGAAGCCAAGATGGGCAGGACGATACCAAGCGATGCCTTCGCGGACATGGACTGGTACGTGCGTCTGTCCGGGGACGCGAAAGGAGTACTCATCACCGGAGGAAGCGAGGCGTATCGCCACGGCGTCCACACGGTGCTTCCATGGTTCACTGTGAGCGGATGA
- a CDS encoding RNA polymerase sigma factor: MPNRQEPRSLVGQTGMRKELVIETSDRESEPDDLALLRGVAAGDEASFRLLFRRWAPRLGRFLRGAAGSREAGEDLLQETFLRILKAAPAFEQRGSVAGWFYRIASNLAYSHWRKERARPASADPEEKLALLAAPVSSDPARAREAGALRTSVSRALERMPANHRVVFLLKIDQGLTYERIAEIMQCPIGTAKSRFHFAVRRLRADLEDYAERGAADGGSDGVMR; encoded by the coding sequence ATGCCCAATCGCCAGGAACCGAGGAGCCTCGTGGGGCAGACAGGCATGCGCAAGGAACTCGTGATCGAGACATCTGATCGCGAGTCGGAGCCGGACGATCTCGCCCTTCTCAGGGGCGTCGCCGCCGGCGACGAGGCATCCTTCCGTCTCCTCTTCCGGAGGTGGGCGCCCCGGCTGGGCCGGTTTCTCCGCGGCGCCGCCGGCTCCCGAGAAGCGGGCGAGGACCTGTTGCAGGAGACCTTTCTTCGGATCCTGAAAGCGGCGCCGGCGTTCGAGCAGCGCGGGAGCGTCGCGGGATGGTTCTACCGGATCGCCTCGAACCTCGCCTACAGCCATTGGCGGAAGGAGCGCGCGCGACCGGCGTCCGCGGATCCCGAGGAGAAGCTGGCCCTTCTGGCCGCCCCCGTCTCGTCGGATCCGGCCCGCGCCCGTGAAGCCGGCGCTCTGAGAACGAGCGTCTCGCGGGCGCTCGAGCGGATGCCGGCGAATCACCGCGTCGTCTTTCTGCTCAAGATCGACCAGGGGCTCACCTATGAGCGCATCGCGGAGATCATGCAGTGCCCGATCGGAACCGCGAAGTCGCGCTTCCACTTCGCGGTGAGAAGGCTAAGAGCCGATCTCGAGGACTACGCGGAGCGCGGCGCCGCGGATGGAGGAAGTGATGGTGTCATGCGATAG
- a CDS encoding carbohydrate binding family 9 domain-containing protein, which translates to MGSRFSFLIARPCLLVSLLVVLALCAPGLGAVAEASFAGFSRPAAEPRPESAGAAAPADPADRREIRALRLDDGAGINVDGRLDEPAWAAGQSGSGFRQWDPARGGDASEPTVFKVAYDREAIYFAVACFEIDPSRITKRLARRDRFSNSDLVSVYIDPYRDRTTGYNFRVNPLGVQEDSYVFADGNMDRDWDAVWEAETYEDDEGWYAEFRIPFSSIRYHPGESTWGLQIYRYLHGRGEDTAWVVWDRELPGFVSRFGELTGLEGLSAPRQLELLPYVVHRTTDEAVTGPEKADHFENIGLDLKYGLTADLTLNATFQPDFGQVEADPALLNLSPYEVQFQEKRPFFIEGSRSFEHTSFNLFYSRRIGTASEDERIRYAAKITGKTAGDLSIAMLFAATDSTQPGKAHNFLRSGDCPSRYLVGRFGKEFARGDHRLHIMQTAALNSGCRERCGDKGSREAYTTGLDFDFRFRDRLYSVVGSAVGSIIDPEGNPADSMPAPSESYGTGGSLELARRGGSIRGGITGYWASGRLNLNDLGYLRSGDEIRTGLWIYRPYNPEGEARRVNSASLNLNLFKSWLYAGRTGRDLTTGTPAWTYGPGHPRFLSVECNAFVQWRNYMASWFGINGHDEGTQRHETRSTVHLESGDQVAIPGGGPLVSEPATLGGWIGSSTDGRKSFVGEVNFDYFEDTAGNVSRGGNASVNWSQTGAIRHTLSASHNVRTDDTDHLGNFENPGGGIGGVSYVFGRLKQRTVDLTLRTSLLFNRRQSLDLYAQPYVTVGDYSGARELARPDSYDFRPYSAEGFRAGDYDFRYSSVNLNVVYRWEYRPGSALYIVWTQGREGYVDRGSFSGSDRFDNEMSSRSLFRNEPTNTFLAKISYWFPV; encoded by the coding sequence ATGGGATCTCGGTTTTCGTTCCTGATCGCGCGTCCGTGCCTCCTCGTGTCCCTGCTCGTCGTCCTGGCGCTTTGCGCGCCGGGTCTCGGAGCTGTGGCGGAAGCCTCCTTCGCGGGGTTCTCGCGGCCGGCAGCGGAGCCCCGTCCGGAATCGGCTGGCGCGGCCGCGCCGGCCGATCCCGCCGACCGTCGCGAGATCCGAGCGCTTCGGCTCGACGACGGCGCCGGGATCAATGTGGATGGACGGCTCGATGAGCCGGCCTGGGCGGCGGGCCAGTCGGGGAGCGGATTCCGCCAATGGGATCCGGCGAGGGGCGGCGATGCATCAGAGCCGACCGTCTTCAAGGTCGCTTACGACCGGGAGGCGATCTACTTCGCCGTCGCCTGCTTCGAGATCGATCCGAGCCGCATCACCAAGCGGCTGGCTCGGCGCGATCGATTCAGCAACTCCGATCTCGTCAGCGTCTACATCGATCCCTATCGCGACCGGACGACGGGGTACAACTTCCGCGTCAATCCGCTGGGAGTCCAGGAGGACTCCTACGTCTTCGCCGACGGCAACATGGATCGCGATTGGGACGCGGTGTGGGAGGCGGAGACCTACGAGGACGACGAGGGATGGTACGCCGAGTTCCGGATCCCGTTCTCCTCGATCCGATACCATCCCGGGGAATCGACGTGGGGCCTTCAGATCTACCGCTACTTGCACGGGCGGGGCGAGGACACGGCCTGGGTCGTCTGGGACCGGGAGCTGCCCGGCTTCGTGAGCCGCTTCGGGGAACTCACGGGGCTGGAGGGATTGTCGGCGCCGCGTCAGCTCGAGCTCCTGCCCTACGTGGTCCATCGCACGACCGATGAGGCCGTGACCGGTCCGGAAAAGGCGGATCACTTCGAGAACATCGGCCTCGACCTCAAGTACGGCCTGACGGCCGATCTGACCCTGAACGCGACCTTCCAGCCGGACTTCGGTCAGGTGGAGGCCGATCCCGCGCTGCTGAACCTCTCCCCGTACGAGGTGCAGTTCCAGGAGAAGAGGCCCTTCTTCATCGAGGGGAGCCGCTCGTTCGAGCACACCTCGTTCAACCTGTTCTACTCGCGCCGCATAGGCACCGCGAGCGAGGATGAGCGGATCCGCTACGCGGCGAAGATCACGGGGAAGACCGCGGGGGATCTCAGCATCGCGATGCTCTTCGCGGCGACGGACAGCACGCAGCCGGGCAAGGCCCACAACTTCCTCAGGAGCGGCGATTGTCCCTCCCGTTACCTTGTCGGGAGATTCGGCAAGGAGTTCGCGCGCGGCGACCACCGGCTGCACATCATGCAGACGGCCGCGCTGAACAGCGGGTGCCGCGAGAGGTGCGGGGACAAAGGCTCGCGAGAGGCCTACACCACTGGCCTCGATTTCGACTTTCGCTTCCGCGATCGCCTCTACTCCGTCGTCGGCTCGGCCGTCGGCTCGATCATCGACCCCGAGGGGAATCCCGCCGACTCGATGCCGGCTCCGTCGGAGTCGTACGGAACGGGGGGAAGCCTCGAGCTTGCGAGAAGGGGCGGGTCGATCCGGGGAGGGATCACGGGATACTGGGCCTCGGGTCGATTGAACCTGAACGATCTCGGGTATCTGCGGTCGGGGGACGAGATCCGGACGGGCCTCTGGATCTACCGTCCCTACAACCCCGAGGGAGAGGCGCGGCGCGTGAACTCCGCGAGCCTCAATCTCAACCTCTTCAAGAGCTGGCTCTACGCTGGCCGGACCGGCCGCGACCTGACGACGGGGACTCCGGCCTGGACCTATGGCCCGGGGCATCCGCGCTTCCTCTCGGTCGAGTGCAACGCCTTCGTGCAGTGGCGAAACTACATGGCGAGCTGGTTCGGCATCAACGGCCACGACGAGGGAACGCAGCGCCACGAGACGAGAAGCACGGTCCATCTCGAGAGCGGAGACCAAGTCGCGATTCCCGGTGGAGGGCCCCTCGTCAGCGAGCCGGCGACGCTGGGAGGGTGGATCGGCTCTTCGACGGACGGCCGGAAGAGTTTCGTGGGCGAGGTGAACTTCGATTACTTCGAGGACACGGCAGGCAATGTGTCCAGGGGCGGCAACGCGAGCGTGAACTGGAGCCAGACCGGCGCGATCCGCCACACCCTGAGCGCGAGCCACAACGTCAGGACCGACGATACCGACCATCTCGGCAACTTCGAGAATCCGGGCGGCGGCATCGGCGGCGTGAGCTACGTCTTCGGGAGGCTCAAGCAGAGGACCGTCGACCTGACGCTGAGGACGAGCCTCCTGTTCAACAGGAGGCAGTCCCTCGATCTCTACGCGCAGCCATACGTGACCGTGGGCGACTACAGCGGCGCGCGCGAACTCGCCCGGCCGGACAGCTACGACTTTCGGCCCTACTCCGCGGAGGGGTTCCGGGCCGGAGACTACGACTTCCGGTACTCCTCCGTGAACCTGAACGTGGTCTACCGGTGGGAGTACCGCCCCGGCAGCGCCCTCTACATCGTCTGGACGCAGGGCCGCGAGGGGTATGTCGATCGCGGCTCTTTCTCGGGCTCCGACCGTTTCGACAACGAGATGAGTAGCCGCTCTCTCTTTCGAAACGAACCGACCAACACCTTCCTCGCGAAGATCTCCTACTGGTTCCCGGTGTAG